From Pseudoalteromonas piratica:
GTATCAGTTTCATCATTAAAGAAATGCATTGGCCTTACTAAAATCCAACCAATAAACTCACCCGACTCTTTAATGTTAACTTTCCAAAGGCCCCAACCTTTTTCTTTATTGGCATATTTAGCCATGCGCGGTAAAAAAATGGTTTTCTTTTCTTCCATGGTAGTTGGTTTACCACCATTAAGGTGCTTCATCACGGCAGGGTCTTGGTCGAGTTGGTATAAATCTTCGAGGTCATCTTCGGTGATAAACGCATAATTAAGGCGACTTGAGGTAGGTTGCATTCGAGTACTCCTGTGAT
This genomic window contains:
- a CDS encoding GNAT family N-acetyltransferase; translated protein: MQPTSSRLNYAFITEDDLEDLYQLDQDPAVMKHLNGGKPTTMEEKKTIFLPRMAKYANKEKGWGLWKVNIKESGEFIGWILVRPMHFFNDETDTEWHNLELGWRFKQSSWGKGYATEAANALVEQIALMPEYTYISAIAVKENLGSIAVMEKLGMRFVKEYMHSDPLGDIPAVHYEREL